In Dyadobacter sp. NIV53, a single window of DNA contains:
- a CDS encoding Rrf2 family transcriptional regulator, which translates to MISKKAKYALKALKVLAEKYAQGPVLISYIAEKEKIPKKFLEAILLDLRNNGVLQSQKGKGGGYMLRIPPEEVSFSKVLRIIDGPIAPALCVSMFFYGRCDDCKDEETCSLRSVLAKWRDANLAVLDKTTLVDILKAEETSDANILTGS; encoded by the coding sequence ATGATATCCAAAAAAGCAAAATATGCACTTAAGGCCCTGAAAGTATTGGCAGAAAAGTATGCACAAGGGCCTGTTCTCATTTCTTACATCGCTGAAAAGGAAAAAATCCCTAAAAAGTTTCTCGAGGCAATCTTGCTTGATCTGCGTAATAACGGGGTTTTACAAAGTCAGAAAGGAAAGGGTGGCGGATATATGCTGAGAATACCTCCGGAGGAAGTCAGTTTTTCAAAGGTGCTGAGAATTATTGACGGGCCGATTGCTCCTGCACTTTGCGTTTCCATGTTTTTTTACGGCCGGTGTGATGATTGCAAAGACGAAGAGACATGCAGCCTGAGGAGTGTCCTGGCAAAATGGAGAGATGCAAATCTGGCAGTCCTGGATAAAACTACACTAGTAGATATTCTTAAAGCAGAGGAAACTTCGGATGCCAATATATTGACAGGATCCTGA
- a CDS encoding AraC family transcriptional regulator codes for MKSQTVSEIAGIEIRDMKLKGFKVYEYNLASNRPAKNNESNYYMVSLISGHNVIHYADQSIVLSDNALVFANSLIPYSLETQSADQRSYMCVFTDDFLKTNDRSGSMLKNSLFGNAGLPVFSLNTLQAGFIRPFFQKMLAEQAGDYIYKDELMRNYLSLIVHEVLKMQPIERFSKPQNAANRITGLFLNLLEKQFPIENPNTPLVLRTAHDYATGLAVHINHLNRVVKEVTGRPTTNHISERVIIEAKTLLKQTDWNITDVAYSLGFDSPTYFNNFFKKMTGTVPKAFR; via the coding sequence CTTCCAACCGTCCGGCCAAAAATAATGAAAGTAATTATTACATGGTCAGCCTGATCAGTGGTCACAACGTTATTCATTATGCTGACCAGAGTATTGTGTTAAGTGATAACGCTCTGGTTTTTGCCAATTCCCTCATCCCCTATTCGCTCGAAACCCAATCAGCGGATCAAAGAAGTTATATGTGTGTTTTCACAGATGATTTTTTAAAAACAAATGATCGGTCAGGGAGTATGTTAAAAAATTCTTTGTTTGGAAATGCCGGCTTGCCTGTATTTTCGCTAAATACCCTGCAAGCCGGATTCATTCGCCCGTTTTTTCAAAAGATGCTGGCCGAACAGGCAGGCGACTATATTTATAAGGACGAGTTAATGCGAAATTACCTGAGTCTGATTGTACATGAAGTATTAAAAATGCAGCCCATTGAGCGTTTTTCTAAACCTCAAAACGCCGCCAACCGTATTACAGGATTGTTTCTGAATCTGCTGGAAAAACAATTTCCCATCGAAAATCCAAATACACCGCTTGTACTGCGAACTGCCCATGACTATGCTACGGGGCTGGCCGTGCATATCAACCATTTGAACCGGGTAGTTAAAGAAGTAACGGGCAGGCCGACGACTAACCACATTTCGGAACGTGTGATTATTGAGGCAAAAACACTGCTGAAGCAAACCGACTGGAACATTACGGATGTGGCTTACAGCCTGGGATTTGATTCCCCAACATACTTTAATAACTTTTTCAAAAAAATGACTGGCACAGTTCCAAAGGCTTTCAGGTAA
- a CDS encoding sterol desaturase family protein, translating to MHHLISNLNYMAIAVPFFLFFIGLEYFLSKRLGKPVFSFSSSIANMNVGVAERMIDMFTAGAFYFFYDYLHKHYAIFDIKPTILMWIALILSTDLIWYWYHRMGHKINLFWGFHVVHHTSEEFNYTAGTRITIFQALVRTLFWSVLPVVGFPASMITIMLIVHGLYPFFTHTQLIGKLGILEYFLVTPSHHRVHHASNEAYLDKNFGDMFIIWDKLFGTFAEEKEEAQYGLTKQLDSYSFLWQHFHYLVELWYVTKQKKGFFNKLKVVFGSPSDFDPHIRAVVEQKFLSKHKVKIRSQKFRNYVLGQFTVMVVVLFLLLLFEHHTDQFLQIMAALFIVVTIINCGAILEQRRWVFLLELARGFLVAITTFYYFPHPTTFVFLSALTIGSLAYFSTLQKQYLNSIYGR from the coding sequence ATGCATCATTTGATTTCGAATTTAAATTACATGGCTATTGCCGTTCCCTTCTTTCTGTTTTTTATTGGACTGGAATATTTCCTATCCAAACGGCTCGGCAAGCCTGTTTTTAGTTTTAGCAGTTCCATTGCCAATATGAATGTAGGCGTTGCCGAAAGGATGATCGACATGTTTACAGCCGGCGCCTTTTATTTTTTCTACGATTACTTGCATAAGCATTATGCCATTTTTGACATAAAACCAACTATTCTGATGTGGATTGCGCTTATCCTTTCCACCGATCTTATCTGGTATTGGTACCATCGTATGGGCCACAAAATCAACTTATTCTGGGGTTTTCATGTGGTGCACCATACAAGCGAAGAGTTTAATTATACTGCCGGAACACGAATAACGATCTTTCAGGCTTTGGTCAGAACCCTTTTCTGGTCGGTTTTACCGGTGGTTGGTTTTCCGGCTTCGATGATCACAATAATGCTGATTGTACACGGATTGTACCCGTTTTTTACACACACACAACTGATTGGAAAACTGGGTATTCTGGAATATTTTCTGGTTACACCGTCTCATCACCGTGTTCATCATGCGAGCAATGAAGCCTATCTTGACAAGAATTTCGGTGATATGTTCATTATCTGGGACAAGCTTTTCGGGACATTTGCAGAAGAAAAAGAAGAAGCGCAATACGGCCTGACCAAACAGCTCGACAGTTACAGTTTTCTCTGGCAGCACTTCCATTACCTGGTAGAACTCTGGTACGTTACAAAACAAAAGAAGGGATTTTTCAATAAACTGAAAGTTGTTTTTGGCAGCCCCTCCGACTTTGATCCGCACATAAGAGCAGTTGTTGAGCAGAAATTTTTATCTAAACATAAAGTAAAGATCCGCTCCCAAAAATTCAGGAATTATGTTCTTGGCCAATTCACGGTGATGGTTGTTGTATTGTTTTTATTGTTGCTTTTTGAGCATCACACAGACCAGTTTCTGCAAATTATGGCGGCGTTGTTTATTGTCGTTACCATTATCAATTGCGGGGCAATCCTGGAACAGCGCAGATGGGTATTTTTACTGGAACTGGCAAGAGGCTTTTTAGTAGCAATCACTACTTTTTACTATTTCCCCCACCCTACAACCTTCGTGTTTTTATCTGCTCTCACCATCGGGTCACTCGCTTATTTTTCCACATTGCAAAAGCAATATCTTAATTCGATTTATGGCAGGTAG